One stretch of Anolis carolinensis isolate JA03-04 chromosome 3, rAnoCar3.1.pri, whole genome shotgun sequence DNA includes these proteins:
- the tcf7l2 gene encoding transcription factor 7-like 2 isoform X15, with the protein MDGCQLCFLCPEYLQMKWPLLDVQAGSLQSRQALKDARSPSPAHIVSNKVPVVQHPHHVHPLTPLITYSNEHFTPGNPPPHLPADVDPKTGIPRPPHPPDISPYYPLSPGAVGQIPHPLGWLVPQQGQPVYPITTGGFRHPYPTALTVNASMSSFLSSRFPPHMVPPHHSLHTTGIPHPAIVTPTVKQESSQNDVGSLHSSKHQDSKKEEEKKKPHIKKPLNAFMLYMKEMRAKVVAECTLKESAAINQILGRRWHALSREEQAKYYELARKERQLHMQLYPGWSARDNYVGGYGKKKKRKRDKQPGETNEHSECFLNPCLSLPPITDLSAPKKCRARFGLDQQNNWCGPCRRKKKCVRYIQGEGSCVSPPSSDGSLLDSPPSSPNMLASPTRDSKSQTEQTQPLSLTLKPDPLAHLPLMPPASSSSVVLTESSTSKPRGLPASNCQNGALDHQSATLQQSAPSSSSLVQPSTSSLHSHNSLAGTQPQPLSLVTKSLE; encoded by the exons tcTAACAAAGTCCCAGTTGTGCAGCACCCACACCATGTACATCCTCTTACGCCGCTTATTACGTACAGCAATGAGCACTTCACACCAGGGAATCCTCCTCCACACTTACCAGCTGATGTAGATCCAAAAACAG GAATTCCACGGCCTCCGCACCCTCCAGatatatctccttattatccactaTCACCGGGTGCTGTAGGACAAATCCCCCATCCGCTAGGATGGTTAGTACCACA GCAAGGTCAACCCGTCTATCCAATCACAACAGGGGGATTCCGGCATCCCTACCCAACCGCTTTGACTGTCAATGCTTCTATGTCAAG TTTTCTCTCCTCTAGGTTCCCTCCACACATGGTCCCTCCACATCATAGTTTACATACGACTGGGATTCCTCATCCAGCCATAGTCACCCCAACAGTCAAACAAGAATCTTCCCAGAATGATGTTGGCTCACTCCACAGCTC AAAACATCAGGACtccaaaaaagaagaggagaaaaagaagccacACATAAAGAAACCTCTTAACGCATTTATGTTGTATATGAAGGAAATGAGAGCAAAAGTTGTAGCAGAATGCACATTGAAAGAGAGTGCAGCCATCAATCAAATTCTTGGTCGAAGG TGGCATGCATTATCCAGAGAAGAACAAGCTAAATATTATGAACTAGCCAGAAAGGAACGACAGCTCCACATGCAGCTTTACCCCGGCTGGTCCGCACGGGATAACTATGTAGGTGGCTAT ggcaagaagaagaagaggaaaagggacAAGCAGCCAGGAGAGACCAATG aACACAGCGAATGTTTCCTAAATCCTTGCCTTTCACTTCCTCCGATTACAG ACCTGAGCGCTCCTAAGAAATGCCGAGCGCGCTTTGGCCTTGATCAACAGAATAACTGGTGCGGTCCCTGCAG GAGAAAAAAAAAGTGCGTTCGCTACATACAAGGTGAAGGCAGCTGCGTCAGCCCACCCTCTTCAGATGGAAGCCTACTAGACTCTCCTCCGTCTTCTCCTAACATGCTAGCCTCCCCCACAAGAGACTCAAAATCACAGACTGAACAAACCCAACCTCTCTCACTCACATTGAAACCCGACCCGCTGGCACACCTCCCACTGATGCCGCCCGCATCCTCCTCCTCCGTAGTTCTGACTGAAAGCTCCACTAGCAAACCGAGGGGGCTGCCTGCTAGTAATTGCCAGAACGGGGCACTGGACCATCAGTCTGCCACTTTACAGCAGTCAGCACCGTCGTCCTCTTCATTAGTACAACCGTCAACATCCTCCTTGCATTCCCATAATTCTTTGGCTGGGACACAGCCCCAACCCCTTTCACTTGTAACCAAGTCTTTAGAATAG
- the tcf7l2 gene encoding transcription factor 7-like 2 isoform X16: protein MYPRDAILVGMEDLSSKGGAVASGFSLFQQFGCWHLNLNCWSNKVPVVQHPHHVHPLTPLITYSNEHFTPGNPPPHLPADVDPKTGIPRPPHPPDISPYYPLSPGAVGQIPHPLGWLVPQQGQPVYPITTGGFRHPYPTALTVNASMSSFLSSRFPPHMVPPHHSLHTTGIPHPAIVTPTVKQESSQNDVGSLHSSKHQDSKKEEEKKKPHIKKPLNAFMLYMKEMRAKVVAECTLKESAAINQILGRRWHALSREEQAKYYELARKERQLHMQLYPGWSARDNYVGGYGKKKKRKRDKQPGETNEHSECFLNPCLSLPPITDLSAPKKCRARFGLDQQNNWCGPCRRKKKCVRYIQGEGSCVSPPSSDGSLLDSPPSSPNMLASPTRDSKSQTEQTQPLSLTLKPDPLAHLPLMPPASSSSVVLTESSTSKPRGLPASNCQNGALDHQSATLQQSAPSSSSLVQPSTSSLHSHNSLAGTQPQPLSLVTKSLE from the exons tcTAACAAAGTCCCAGTTGTGCAGCACCCACACCATGTACATCCTCTTACGCCGCTTATTACGTACAGCAATGAGCACTTCACACCAGGGAATCCTCCTCCACACTTACCAGCTGATGTAGATCCAAAAACAG GAATTCCACGGCCTCCGCACCCTCCAGatatatctccttattatccactaTCACCGGGTGCTGTAGGACAAATCCCCCATCCGCTAGGATGGTTAGTACCACA GCAAGGTCAACCCGTCTATCCAATCACAACAGGGGGATTCCGGCATCCCTACCCAACCGCTTTGACTGTCAATGCTTCTATGTCAAG TTTTCTCTCCTCTAGGTTCCCTCCACACATGGTCCCTCCACATCATAGTTTACATACGACTGGGATTCCTCATCCAGCCATAGTCACCCCAACAGTCAAACAAGAATCTTCCCAGAATGATGTTGGCTCACTCCACAGCTC AAAACATCAGGACtccaaaaaagaagaggagaaaaagaagccacACATAAAGAAACCTCTTAACGCATTTATGTTGTATATGAAGGAAATGAGAGCAAAAGTTGTAGCAGAATGCACATTGAAAGAGAGTGCAGCCATCAATCAAATTCTTGGTCGAAGG TGGCATGCATTATCCAGAGAAGAACAAGCTAAATATTATGAACTAGCCAGAAAGGAACGACAGCTCCACATGCAGCTTTACCCCGGCTGGTCCGCACGGGATAACTATGTAGGTGGCTAT ggcaagaagaagaagaggaaaagggacAAGCAGCCAGGAGAGACCAATG aACACAGCGAATGTTTCCTAAATCCTTGCCTTTCACTTCCTCCGATTACAG ACCTGAGCGCTCCTAAGAAATGCCGAGCGCGCTTTGGCCTTGATCAACAGAATAACTGGTGCGGTCCCTGCAG GAGAAAAAAAAAGTGCGTTCGCTACATACAAGGTGAAGGCAGCTGCGTCAGCCCACCCTCTTCAGATGGAAGCCTACTAGACTCTCCTCCGTCTTCTCCTAACATGCTAGCCTCCCCCACAAGAGACTCAAAATCACAGACTGAACAAACCCAACCTCTCTCACTCACATTGAAACCCGACCCGCTGGCACACCTCCCACTGATGCCGCCCGCATCCTCCTCCTCCGTAGTTCTGACTGAAAGCTCCACTAGCAAACCGAGGGGGCTGCCTGCTAGTAATTGCCAGAACGGGGCACTGGACCATCAGTCTGCCACTTTACAGCAGTCAGCACCGTCGTCCTCTTCATTAGTACAACCGTCAACATCCTCCTTGCATTCCCATAATTCTTTGGCTGGGACACAGCCCCAACCCCTTTCACTTGTAACCAAGTCTTTAGAATAG
- the tcf7l2 gene encoding transcription factor 7-like 2 isoform X17, translated as MYPRDAILVGMEDLSSKGGAVASGFSLFQQFGCWHLNLNCWSNKVPVVQHPHHVHPLTPLITYSNEHFTPGNPPPHLPADVDPKTGIPRPPHPPDISPYYPLSPGAVGQIPHPLGWLVPQQGQPVYPITTGGFRHPYPTALTVNASMSRFPPHMVPPHHSLHTTGIPHPAIVTPTVKQESSQNDVGSLHSSKHQDSKKEEEKKKPHIKKPLNAFMLYMKEMRAKVVAECTLKESAAINQILGRRWHALSREEQAKYYELARKERQLHMQLYPGWSARDNYGKKKKRKRDKQPGETNEHSECFLNPCLSLPPITDLSAPKKCRARFGLDQQNNWCGPCRRKKKCVRYIQGEGSCVSPPSSDGSLLDSPPSSPNMLASPTRDSKSQTEQTQPLSLTLKPDPLAHLPLMPPASSSSVVLTESSTSKPRGLPASNCQNGALDHQSATLQQSAPSSSSLVQPSTSSLHSHNSLAGTQPQPLSLVTKSLE; from the exons tcTAACAAAGTCCCAGTTGTGCAGCACCCACACCATGTACATCCTCTTACGCCGCTTATTACGTACAGCAATGAGCACTTCACACCAGGGAATCCTCCTCCACACTTACCAGCTGATGTAGATCCAAAAACAG GAATTCCACGGCCTCCGCACCCTCCAGatatatctccttattatccactaTCACCGGGTGCTGTAGGACAAATCCCCCATCCGCTAGGATGGTTAGTACCACA GCAAGGTCAACCCGTCTATCCAATCACAACAGGGGGATTCCGGCATCCCTACCCAACCGCTTTGACTGTCAATGCTTCTATGTCAAG GTTCCCTCCACACATGGTCCCTCCACATCATAGTTTACATACGACTGGGATTCCTCATCCAGCCATAGTCACCCCAACAGTCAAACAAGAATCTTCCCAGAATGATGTTGGCTCACTCCACAGCTC AAAACATCAGGACtccaaaaaagaagaggagaaaaagaagccacACATAAAGAAACCTCTTAACGCATTTATGTTGTATATGAAGGAAATGAGAGCAAAAGTTGTAGCAGAATGCACATTGAAAGAGAGTGCAGCCATCAATCAAATTCTTGGTCGAAGG TGGCATGCATTATCCAGAGAAGAACAAGCTAAATATTATGAACTAGCCAGAAAGGAACGACAGCTCCACATGCAGCTTTACCCCGGCTGGTCCGCACGGGATAACTAT ggcaagaagaagaagaggaaaagggacAAGCAGCCAGGAGAGACCAATG aACACAGCGAATGTTTCCTAAATCCTTGCCTTTCACTTCCTCCGATTACAG ACCTGAGCGCTCCTAAGAAATGCCGAGCGCGCTTTGGCCTTGATCAACAGAATAACTGGTGCGGTCCCTGCAG GAGAAAAAAAAAGTGCGTTCGCTACATACAAGGTGAAGGCAGCTGCGTCAGCCCACCCTCTTCAGATGGAAGCCTACTAGACTCTCCTCCGTCTTCTCCTAACATGCTAGCCTCCCCCACAAGAGACTCAAAATCACAGACTGAACAAACCCAACCTCTCTCACTCACATTGAAACCCGACCCGCTGGCACACCTCCCACTGATGCCGCCCGCATCCTCCTCCTCCGTAGTTCTGACTGAAAGCTCCACTAGCAAACCGAGGGGGCTGCCTGCTAGTAATTGCCAGAACGGGGCACTGGACCATCAGTCTGCCACTTTACAGCAGTCAGCACCGTCGTCCTCTTCATTAGTACAACCGTCAACATCCTCCTTGCATTCCCATAATTCTTTGGCTGGGACACAGCCCCAACCCCTTTCACTTGTAACCAAGTCTTTAGAATAG